Proteins found in one Kwoniella bestiolae CBS 10118 chromosome 1, complete sequence genomic segment:
- a CDS encoding thymidylate synthase: MTNTTMQVNGSANANDTGNGKERSEPGHEEYQYLDLISQIISTGQPRPDRTGTGTLALFAPPSLRFSLADNTLPLLTTKRVFLRGVIAELLWFISGCTDANVLSQQGVNIWEGNGSKEFLEKVGLGHREQGDLGPVYGFQWRHFGAEYIDAKADYRGKGVDQLQEVIWKIKNNPTDRRIVLSAWNPKDLPLMALPPCHMFCQFFVTLPTSPDEKPKLSCLMYQRSCDLGLGIPFNIASYALLTHMIAYITDTTPHEFILQMGDAHVYKDHVDPLKVQLEREPREFPKLNFKRTKDEVGGIDGFRVEDFEVVGYKPHGKIEMKMSVSIGCCC, translated from the exons ATGACCAACACGACGATGCAGGTCAATGGAAGTGCCAATGCCAATGACActgggaatgggaaagaACGAAGTGAACCtggacatg AGGAATATCAATACCTCGACCTAATCTCTCAAATAATCTCTACCGGCCAACCCCGCCCAGACCGAACCGGCACAGGTACTCTCGCCCTCTTCGCACCCCCCTCCCTTCGATTCTCACTCGCCGACAACACCCTCCCCCTGCTAACTACGAAACGCGTCTTCCTCCGGGGGGTCATCGCCGAACTCCTATGGTTCATCTCCGGCTGCACCGATGCCAACGTGTTGAGCCAACAGGGCGTGAACATATGGGAAGGGAATGGATCTAAAGAGTTCCTTGAGAAGGTGGGGTTGGGCCATAGAGAGCAGGGGGATTTGGGGCCGGTATATGGATTTCAATGGAGGCATTTTGGTGCGGAGTATATTGATGCGAAGGCGGATTATAGGGGTAAGGGGGTCGATCAGTTACAAGAGGTTATTTGGAAGATTAAGAATAATCCGACGGATAGGAGGATTGTGCTGAGCGCTTGGAATCCTAAAG ACCTCCCACTGATGGCCCTCCCACCATGCCACATGTTCTGCCAATTCTTCGtcaccctccccacctccccGGATGAAAAGCCCAAACTATCCTGTCTAATGTATCAGCGCTCGTGCGACCTAGGCCTCGGAATCCCATTCAATATTGCTTCCTACGCATTGTTAACACACATGATAGCGTATATCACCGATACCACCCCTCATGAATTTATACTCCAGATGGGCGATGCGCATGTATATAAGGATCATGTGGATCCACTTAAAGTCCAATTGGAGAGGGAACCGAGGGAGTTCCCGAAGTTGAATTTCAAGAGGACAAAGGACGAGGTAGGGGGTATTGATGGTTTTAGAGTGGAGGATTTCGAGGTGGTGGGGTATAAGCCTCATGGGAAgattgagatgaagatgtcgGTGAGTATCgggtgttgttgttga